A region from the Neurospora crassa OR74A linkage group V, whole genome shotgun sequence genome encodes:
- the parp gene encoding polymerase 2 ADP-ribosyltransferase 2, protein MPPRRAKKEAAAPAKLPLEDCRIVFSGTFVGGQDQHKKTAESLGANTTGTTIVQSVTHVIYSDKSTDKISAKVKQAHGMSIPVVSIDWLLKTKETNTRHPEKDYALDLSSLDAASDTSVADADTTSQTNGDDTRGTKRKRSPSPAQDGAKADGEEEDTLKRSKLETKRAMGEGQILKDKTVQIPVDAGAPYGFAVHVDSDGLLTQSSGWCAVWTRWGRVGESGQHALIDCQSLQDALQTFEKKFKDKSGLLWSNRGDNPKPKKYAFVEVNYKDESDDEEEAEGSAATKEEKEDQKPLICTLHPSVAKLMELIFNQQLMDNTMAALKYDRNKLPLGKLSKATIMRGFQALKNLSELFADPAKASQYGLPYQQAVEHLSNTYYSVIPHAFGRERPPVIAADEQLKQEIELLENLSDLKEASNIMKVDKTKFDVHPLDRQYQGLKMQEMTPLDRASTEFAQLADYLVETRGNTHGLNYQVEEIFRIERQGEFDRFDQSDYADGKMKLKKNRKLLWHGSRSTNFGGILSQGLRIAPPEAPVNGYMFGKGVYLADMSSKSAGYCCAYMSNGTALLLLCEAELGDPIQELTGADYNAGEHAKQKGMLSTWGKGGTGPLKWKDAGAVNPALQGVMMPDTSVKPGNTNVPGCSLLYNEYIAYDVAQIRLRYLFRVKIA, encoded by the exons ATGCCGCCCAGACGAGCAAAGAAGGAAGCGGCTGCCCCAGCCAAACTTCCGCTTGAAGACTGTCGCATTGTCTTTAGCGGAACCTTTGTTGGCGGTCAAGACCAGCACAAGAAAACAGCAGAGTCCCTCGGAGCAAACACCACCGGGACTACCATCGTGCAGAGCGTCACCCATGTAATCTACTCGGACAAGAGCACCGACAAAATAAGCGCCAAAGTCAAGCAGGCACACGGAATGAGCATCCCCGTTGTCAGCATTGACTGGCTGCTGAAGACCAAAGAGACCAACACCCGACATCCTGAGAAGGATTACGCTCTGGACTTGTCCTCTTTGGATGCCGCAAGCGACACCTCTGTGGCTGACGCAGATACTACCTCCCAGACCAACGGCGATGACACCAGAGGCACCAAGAGAAAGAGATCGCCGTCGCCTGCCCAGGATGGCGCCAAGGctgatggtgaggaggaggacactCTGAAAAGGTCCAAACTCGAAACCAAAAGGGCCATGGGCGAGGGCCAAATCTTGAAGGACAAGACTGTGCAGATTCCTGTGGACGCCGGCGCTCCATATGGCTTCGCCGTTCATGTTGATTCTGATGGT CTTCTGACGCAGTCGAGCGGCTGGTGCGCTGTCTGGACGCGCTGGGGGCGTGTCGGAGAATCCGGCCAGCACGCGCTCATTGACTGCCAGTCTCTCCAAGATGCCCTGCAAACTTTCGAAAAGAAGTTCAAGGACAAGTCGGGATTGCTCTGGAGCAACCGAGGTGATaaccccaagcccaagaagtATGCCTTCGTCGAGGTGAACTATAAGGATGAATccgatgacgaagaggaagcggaGGGCAGCGCGGCCacgaaagaagagaaagaggaccAGAAGCCCCTCATTTGCACACTCCACCCTTCAGTGGCTAAGCTCATGGAACTCATCTTCAACCAGCAGTTAATGGACAACACCATGGCGGCACTTAAGTACGATCGCAACAAGTTACCATTGGGAAAGCTCAGCAAGGCCACCATCATGCGCGGTTTCCAGGCGCTTAAGAATCTTTCGGAGCTGTTTGCCGACCCCGCCAAAGCTTCCCAATATGGTCTACCGTACCAGCAAGCGGTTGAGCACTTATCAAACACCTATTACTCCGTAATTCCGCACGCGTTCGGTCGTGAGCGACCACCTGTCATTGCGGCCGACGAGCAGTTGAAGCAGGAAATCGAGCTGCTTGAGAACTTGAGCGATTTGAAGGAAGCTAGCAACATCATGAAAGTCGACAAGACCAAGTTCGATGTCCATCCCCTTGACAGGCAGTACCAAGGCCTCAAGATGCAGGAGATGACGCCTTTGGACCGGGCTTCCACCGAGTTCGCCCAACTGGCAGACTACCTGGTCGAGACACGGGGTAATACTCACGGTCTCAACTACCAAGTGGAGGAGATATTCCGTATCGAGCGCCAGGGCGAGTTCGACCGCTTCGACCAGAGTGACTATGCCGACGGCAAGATGAAGCTCAAGAAGAATCGCAAGCTTTTGTGGCACGGCTCCCGCTCCACCAATTTTGGCGGTATTCTCAGCCAGGGTCTCCGCATCGCGCCGCCGGAGGCGCCCGTCAATGGCTACATGTTTGGCAAGGGTGTCTATCTGGCAGATATGTCCAGCAAGTCAGCCGGCTACTGCTGTGCATACATGTCCAATGGCACGGCCCTCCTCTTGCTGTGCGAGGCTGAGCTTGGCGACCCCATCCAGGAGTTGACTGGTGCCGATTACAATGCTGGAGAGCACGCCAAGCAGAAGGGGATGCTTTCCACGTGGGGCAAGGGAGGAACTGGCCCGTTGAAGTGGAAGGATGCTGGCGCCGTGAACCCGGCACTGCagggggtgatgatg CCCGACACCTCGGTCAAACCAGGCAACACAAACGTCCCGGGCTGTTCTCTGTTGTACAACGAGTACATTGCGTATGATGTTGCTCAGATTCGTCTGAGATATCTTTTCCGTGTCAAGATAGCTTGA
- the mus-18 gene encoding UV-endonuclease UVE-1 yields the protein MNIARFIRPRSTFVTAASYLQSFRTGGLVYITRSLRPAVPVCTTRRTSTTSIHTMPSRKSKAAALDTPQSESSTFSSTLDSSAPSPARNLRRSGRNILQPSSEKDRDHEKRSGEELAGRMMGKDANGHCLREGKEQEEGVKMAIEGLARMERRLQRATKRQKKQLEEDGIPVPSVVSRFPTAPYHHKSTNAEEREAKEPVLKTHSKDVEREAEIGVDDVVKMEPAATNIIEPEDAQDAAERGAARPPAVNSSYLPLPWKGRLGYACLNTYLRNAKPPIFSSRTCRMASIVDHRHPLQFEDEPEHHLKNKPDKSKEPQDELGHKFVQELGLANARDIVKMLCWNEKYGIRFLRLSSEMFPFASHPVHGYKLAPFASEVLAEAGRVAAELGHRLTTHPGQFTQLGSPRKEVVESAIRDLEYHDELLSLLKLPEQQNRDAVMIIHMGGQFGDKAATLERFKRNYARLSQSCKNRLVLENDDVGWTVHDLLPVCEELNIPMVLDYHHHNICFDPAHLREGTLDISDPKLQERIANTWKRKGIKQKMHYSEPCDGAVTPRDRRKHRPRVMTLPPCPPDMDLMIEAKDKEQAVFELMRTFKLPGFEKINDMVPYDRDDENRPAPPVKAPKKKKGGKRKRTTDEEAAEPEEVDTAADDVKDAPEGPKEVPEEERAMGGPYNRVYWPLGCEEWLKPKKREVKKGKVPEEVEDEGEFDG from the exons ATGAACATTGCCCGCTTCATCCGACCAAGGTCCACGTTTGTCACAGCGGCATCATATTTACAAAGCTTCCGTACAGGCGGTCTTGTGTACATCACGCGGTCACTGCGTCCTGCTGTGCCTGTCTGCACAACGCGACGTACGTCAACCACATCCATCCACACCATGCCTTCCCGTAAATCCAAAGCAGCGGCACTGGACACGCCACAAAGCGAGAGTTCTACCTTCAGCTCGACCCTGGACTCCTCGGCCCCGTCACCCGCACGCAATCTTCGGCGATCAGGTCGTAATATTCTGCAGCCCAGCAGCGAAAAGGACCGTGACCATGAAAAACGAAGCGGGGAAGAATTGGCTGGGCGTATGATGGGCAAAGACGCAAATGGCCATTGTTTgcgggaggggaaggaacaAGAGGAGGGAGTCAAGATGGCCATAGAAGGCTTAGCGAGGATGGAAAGACGGCTACAAAGAGCGACAAAGCGGCAGAAGAAGCAACTCGAAGAGGACGGTATCCCCGTGCCATCAGTGGTCAGCCGCTTCCCAACTGCGCCTTATCACCACAAATCCACCAATGCCGAGGAGCGGGAGGCGAAGGAACCGGTGCTCAAGACCCATTCGAAAGACGTCGAGCGCGAGGCGGAGATTGGTGTTGACGACGTTGTGAAAATGGAGCCAGCCGCAACCAACATTATTGAACCAGAAGATGCGCAGGATGCGGCTGAACGCGGTGCCGCTCGGCCACCAGCTGTCAATAGCAGTTACTTGCCATTGCCATGGAAGGGTCGACTAGGTTAT GCATGTCTCAACACCTACTTGCGCAACGCAAAGCCGCCCATCTTCAGCTCTAGGACTTGCCGTATGGCATCCATTGTCGATCACAGACATCCGCTTCAGTTTGAGGATGAGCCGGAACATCACTTGAAGAATAAGCCCGACAAGTCGAAGGAACCGCAGGATGAACTGGGACACAAATTTGTCCAGGAGCTTGGGTTGGCCAACGCCCGCGACATTGTCAAGATGCTGTGCTGGAACGAAAAGTACGGCATCAGGTTCCTCCGACTCAGCTCCGAGATGTTTCCCTTTGCCAGTCATCCGGTACATGGTTACAAACTGGCGCCTTTCGCATCCGAGGTGCTTGCTGAAGCAGGAAGGGTAGCAGCTGAGCTTGGTCATCGCTTAACTACGCACCCCGGACAG TTTACCCAACTCGGCTCTCCTCGTAAAGAAGTAGTCGAGTCCGCCATCCGAGATCTCGAATATCACGATGAacttctctcccttctcaAGCTCCCGGAGCAACAAAACCGCGACGCAGTCATGATTATTCACATGGGCGGCCAATTCGGCGACAAAGCCGCCACCCTCGAGCGCTTCAAGAGGAACTACGCCCGCCTCTCCCAGTCCTGCAAGAATCGCCTCGTCCTCGAGAACGACGACGTAGGCTGGACAGTCCACGACCTCCTCCCCGTCTGCGAAGAGCTCAACATTCCCATGGTCCTCgattaccaccaccacaacatcTGCTTCGACCCGGCCCACCTTCGCGAAGGTACTCTCGACATCTCGGACCCCAAGCTCCAAGAGCGCATAGCCAACACGTGGAAGCGCAAGGGCATCAAGCAGAAAATGCACTACTCCGAACCCTGCGATGGCGCTGTCACCCCTCGCGACCGACGCAAGCATCGCCCACGCGTGATGACCCTTCCTCCCTGCCCGCCAGACATGGACCTCATGATCGAAGCCAAAGACAAGGAGCAAGCCGTCTTTGAGCTCATGCGCACCTTCAAACTGCCCGGCTTTGAGAAGATCAATGACATGGTGCCCTACGATCGCGACGACGAGAACCGCCCTGCACCTCCGGTCAAAGCacccaagaagaaaaaggggggcaagaggaagagaacaaCGGATGAAGAGGCAGCTGAACCCGAGGAGGTAGACACGGCAGCGGATGATGTGAAAGATGCGCCGGAGGGACCCAAGGAGGTtccagaggaggagagggcgaTGGGTGGACCGTATAATCGAGTTTATTGGCCGCTGGGGTGCGAGGAGTGGCTGAAGcccaagaagagggaggtcaagaaggggaaggttccggaagaggtggaggatgaAGGGGAGTTTGACGGGTGA